A single window of Rubripirellula lacrimiformis DNA harbors:
- a CDS encoding anthranilate synthase component I family protein, with the protein MVESLPADFCLLDAFQRLAGRAGCLWLDSASSGPVDRDGTALGRYSFLTCDPIQSLVASPGDADPWPGLAQLCESITSDLDPDLPPFQGGVAGLIGYEAAHWLEPIGRAANDDLPTPAISVGLYDWTIAVDHSTGHAWIIAQGWSGITAPADGQRMAAARQRIADVKSLLAGPPISHSISVGGEPSVCPPELTEGSPIGQDGGSGYEFATDHAGVVSNFTRQGFCDAVADIVRRICDGDSFQVNLAQRLLCQADRPAGELYQSLRQSNPAPFGAYYNGGDFQVLSSSPEGFLKVRGPVVQTRPIKGTVRRTGHDDIDLKLAQKLVASEKDRAENVMIVDLMRNDLSRVCEDDSVVVRQLCQVERYEFVQHLVSVVEGRLLPDVSMVDLLMACFPGGSVTGAPKIEAMRTIAELEKHPRGAYCGSIGYIGAGDQADFNILIRTITSAHGRWQIPVGGGITARSVPETEEYETWSKAEGMLRAVFARE; encoded by the coding sequence TTGGTTGAATCTTTGCCCGCAGATTTCTGTTTGCTCGATGCGTTTCAGCGTCTGGCGGGACGGGCTGGCTGCCTGTGGTTGGATTCCGCATCCTCGGGGCCCGTCGATCGTGACGGCACGGCATTGGGACGCTATTCGTTTTTGACCTGTGACCCGATCCAATCGCTGGTTGCGTCACCGGGTGACGCGGACCCTTGGCCAGGCCTGGCACAGCTTTGTGAATCCATCACGTCGGATTTAGATCCCGATCTGCCTCCGTTCCAAGGCGGCGTGGCAGGTTTGATCGGGTACGAAGCCGCACATTGGTTGGAACCGATCGGGCGTGCGGCGAACGACGATTTGCCCACCCCTGCGATCTCCGTCGGACTCTACGATTGGACCATCGCGGTGGATCATTCCACCGGGCATGCATGGATCATCGCCCAGGGCTGGTCCGGGATCACTGCGCCGGCGGATGGTCAGCGTATGGCGGCTGCTCGGCAGCGCATCGCAGACGTCAAATCCTTGCTGGCTGGCCCGCCAATATCCCATTCGATCTCGGTCGGCGGCGAGCCATCGGTTTGCCCGCCCGAGCTCACGGAGGGTTCGCCGATTGGCCAGGACGGCGGTTCGGGATACGAGTTCGCGACCGATCATGCAGGCGTCGTCAGCAATTTTACTCGGCAAGGTTTTTGTGACGCCGTCGCCGACATTGTCCGCCGAATTTGCGACGGCGATTCGTTTCAAGTCAACTTGGCCCAGCGGTTGTTGTGTCAGGCTGACCGGCCCGCAGGCGAGCTCTACCAGAGTCTGCGTCAGTCCAATCCGGCACCATTTGGCGCCTACTACAACGGCGGCGATTTCCAAGTGCTGTCGAGTTCGCCCGAAGGCTTTTTGAAGGTCCGAGGGCCCGTCGTTCAGACGCGTCCGATCAAGGGAACGGTGCGGCGTACCGGCCATGACGACATCGATCTGAAACTGGCTCAGAAATTGGTGGCAAGCGAGAAGGACCGCGCCGAAAATGTGATGATCGTCGATCTGATGCGTAACGATTTGTCGCGTGTTTGCGAAGACGATTCGGTCGTCGTTCGGCAGCTTTGCCAAGTCGAACGGTACGAATTTGTCCAGCATTTAGTCTCGGTGGTCGAAGGCCGTTTGCTGCCCGATGTATCGATGGTCGACCTGTTGATGGCCTGCTTTCCCGGCGGCAGTGTTACCGGGGCACCCAAAATCGAGGCGATGCGAACGATCGCCGAATTGGAAAAGCATCCTCGCGGTGCTTATTGTGGTTCCATCGGTTACATCGGCGCCGGCGACCAAGCGGATTTCAACATCTTGATCCGAACGATCACGTCGGCCCATGGTCGTTGGCAGATCCCGGTCGGTGGCGGAATCACCGCCCGAAGTGTGCCAGAAACCGAAGAATACGAAACCTGGTCGAAAGCCGAAGGGATGTTGCGAGCCGTGTTTGCTCGGGAATGA
- a CDS encoding DUF2752 domain-containing protein produces the protein MPIPEQPALSDQTDPIDPATNRFRARSDWFLRALMGLTAILPIGLLGVAGSLRPNSAGLGTHQQLGLPPCSMRVIFGIRCPACGMTTSWSYFTRGQWPASAEANIAGFLLALIAVAFSPIAIRAAITGRMPSRGTQRYATLALVSIAAIASVQWLVRLWVA, from the coding sequence GTGCCAATTCCAGAACAACCAGCATTGTCCGACCAAACCGACCCGATTGATCCGGCCACGAACCGTTTTCGCGCTCGGTCGGACTGGTTTCTTCGCGCTTTGATGGGGCTGACGGCGATCTTGCCGATCGGATTGCTGGGGGTCGCCGGCAGTTTGCGGCCCAACAGCGCCGGACTGGGGACTCACCAGCAATTGGGGCTGCCGCCCTGTTCCATGCGAGTCATTTTCGGCATTCGCTGTCCGGCGTGCGGGATGACAACATCCTGGTCCTATTTTACTCGGGGGCAGTGGCCGGCGAGCGCCGAGGCGAATATCGCGGGCTTTTTGCTCGCTCTCATAGCCGTCGCGTTCTCTCCGATCGCGATTCGAGCCGCCATCACTGGCCGGATGCCATCACGCGGCACCCAGCGATACGCGACTCTGGCACTGGTTTCGATCGCGGCGATCGCCTCGGTCCAGTGGCTAGTCCGACTTTGGGTCGCTTAA
- the rplC gene encoding 50S ribosomal protein L3, which translates to MTQIYLEDGRAVPVTVIQAGPCHVLQVRSQDRDGYQAVQLGFEDKPRRLAKRAERGHVAKLESKRSKKLSGAGVELQAKADCEPQRFVREFRGETSLEVGATVTADQFAEVKRVDVTGTSKGRGFSGVMKRHNFSGQRASHGVKKCHRHAGGTGMSASPSRTFAGKKMAGQYGNTKTTSRNLELVRVDAENNLILVRGAVPGPNGGFVTIRETNKVG; encoded by the coding sequence ATGACTCAGATTTACTTGGAAGACGGTCGGGCAGTTCCTGTGACCGTGATTCAGGCCGGTCCGTGTCATGTGCTGCAGGTTCGCAGTCAAGATCGCGATGGCTATCAAGCCGTTCAGTTGGGTTTCGAAGACAAGCCGCGTCGCTTGGCGAAACGAGCCGAGCGAGGCCACGTCGCTAAGTTGGAAAGCAAGCGTAGTAAGAAGTTGTCCGGCGCCGGTGTTGAGCTCCAGGCGAAAGCTGATTGCGAGCCACAGCGTTTTGTTCGCGAATTCCGCGGCGAAACCTCTTTGGAAGTTGGTGCGACGGTTACTGCGGATCAGTTTGCTGAAGTCAAGCGGGTCGACGTTACCGGCACTAGCAAAGGCCGCGGTTTCTCTGGTGTCATGAAACGGCACAACTTCTCTGGTCAGCGTGCCTCGCACGGTGTCAAGAAGTGTCACCGCCACGCTGGTGGTACTGGTATGAGTGCCTCGCCAAGTCGTACCTTCGCCGGTAAGAAGATGGCTGGCCAATACGGCAACACGAAAACGACTTCGCGAAATCTTGAGCTTGTCCGCGTTGATGCCGAGAACAACTTGATTCTCGTCCGCGGTGCAGTTCCTGGGCCAAATGGCGGGTTTGTTACGATCCGCGAAACGAACAAGGTGGGTTAA
- a CDS encoding SGNH/GDSL hydrolase family protein — protein sequence MRNVLMLLLGCVAAAMGPTDLVWSQEKLVASPPIVLGPYAYESKPADPELEKFHPMLAPQPGPMMLRQGDRLAILGDSITQQVMYSRLIEMYLTLCHPELDISVRQYGWSGEKTDGMLRRLDQDVLRFDPTVATLSYGMNDARYRPFDQTNGRWYRDHYTAIVRKLKAAGARVVLGSPGCSGKIASWVKSRNGTLDEHNLNLCALRDIGIEIAEAEQVRFADVFWPMYKAQIATSKKYAGADPPYEVAGRDGIHPGWAGHVMMAYAYLHATGIDGNIGSFTMDFGTGKADASDGHTVDDAGPGKMTITSRRHPLCPEGKLDDSNSMRSGMTLVPFFEDLNRFTLVVTSLPSGSAKVSWGDQSQTFTADQLAKGINLVQEFTNNPFSEVFRKTDEAVTQKQRYETEQVKNIFHGKEGREDFEAAVKRTEAVRAPLVQAISDAIVPVTHTIVVTPIEDPASDQ from the coding sequence ATGCGAAATGTACTGATGCTGTTGTTGGGCTGCGTTGCTGCGGCAATGGGGCCTACCGATCTTGTGTGGAGCCAAGAAAAATTGGTGGCGTCGCCCCCGATCGTATTGGGTCCTTACGCGTACGAGTCGAAACCGGCGGATCCGGAACTGGAAAAGTTTCATCCGATGCTGGCGCCTCAGCCGGGACCAATGATGCTTCGCCAGGGTGACCGCTTGGCCATCTTGGGCGACTCGATCACTCAACAAGTGATGTATTCGCGGTTGATCGAAATGTACCTGACGCTGTGCCATCCAGAACTGGACATCTCGGTACGCCAATATGGTTGGAGCGGCGAAAAGACCGATGGAATGTTGCGTCGCTTGGACCAGGACGTGCTGCGTTTTGATCCTACCGTGGCGACCTTGTCCTACGGAATGAACGACGCCCGCTATCGTCCGTTCGACCAAACCAACGGCCGTTGGTACCGCGATCACTACACGGCGATCGTCCGAAAACTGAAGGCGGCTGGGGCGCGAGTCGTCTTGGGATCGCCAGGCTGTTCCGGGAAAATCGCGAGTTGGGTGAAGAGTCGAAACGGGACTCTGGACGAACACAACTTGAACCTGTGCGCGCTACGCGACATCGGTATCGAGATTGCCGAGGCCGAACAGGTGCGATTCGCCGATGTGTTTTGGCCTATGTACAAAGCCCAAATTGCAACTTCGAAAAAGTACGCCGGTGCCGATCCGCCCTACGAAGTGGCCGGCCGTGATGGGATTCACCCCGGATGGGCGGGGCACGTGATGATGGCCTATGCGTACCTTCACGCCACCGGGATCGACGGCAACATCGGATCGTTCACGATGGACTTTGGTACCGGCAAAGCGGACGCATCCGATGGGCACACCGTTGACGATGCTGGACCCGGAAAAATGACGATCACAAGCCGTCGCCATCCGCTTTGCCCCGAAGGCAAATTGGATGATTCCAATTCGATGCGTTCGGGAATGACGCTTGTGCCGTTCTTCGAAGACTTGAATCGGTTCACCTTGGTCGTCACGTCGTTGCCAAGTGGTTCGGCCAAGGTGTCTTGGGGCGATCAGTCGCAAACCTTCACCGCCGACCAACTGGCCAAGGGGATCAATCTGGTTCAGGAATTCACCAACAACCCCTTTTCCGAAGTCTTTCGAAAGACCGACGAAGCGGTCACGCAAAAGCAGCGATACGAGACCGAACAGGTCAAGAACATCTTCCACGGCAAAGAGGGCCGGGAAGATTTCGAGGCGGCGGTCAAACGCACCGAAGCCGTTCGAGCTCCGCTGGTTCAGGCGATCTCCGATGCCATCGTGCCGGTGACCCACACGATCGTCGTCACACCGATCGAAGATCCCGCGTCGGATCAATAA
- the rpsJ gene encoding 30S ribosomal protein S10: MSAGASEVIRIRMEAYDHAVLDQSAQEIVDTVKRTHSEVHGPIPLPTRIERYTVLSGPFVNKKSRQQYEIRTHKRLIDIVQATAKTIEALNKLSLPAGVDIKIKASAR, translated from the coding sequence GTGTCTGCTGGAGCAAGCGAAGTCATTCGGATTCGTATGGAAGCGTACGATCACGCCGTCCTGGATCAGAGTGCGCAAGAAATTGTCGACACGGTAAAGCGAACGCACAGTGAAGTTCACGGTCCGATTCCGTTGCCGACCCGTATCGAACGTTACACCGTTCTGTCGGGACCGTTTGTGAATAAGAAGTCTCGTCAACAGTACGAGATTCGAACTCACAAACGTCTGATCGATATCGTTCAGGCAACCGCCAAGACGATTGAAGCATTGAATAAGTTAAGCCTGCCTGCCGGCGTTGATATCAAAATCAAAGCCTCGGCACGGTAG
- a CDS encoding TatD family hydrolase, producing MDYIDPHIHMVSRTTDDYATLARMGCVAMSEPAFWAGYDRGSADGFRDYFRQLTDVEPKRAAQYGIQHFTWLCINAKEAENVSLSRDVIAMIPEFLDSPNVLGIGEIGLNKNTKNEATIFLEHLDLAAKFEQLILIHTPHLADKYQGTRMILDMLCDDSRLDPSRVLVDHVEEHTIGEVLDRGFWAGMTLYPVTKCTPERAADMIERYDGERLLANSAGDWGPSKPTAVPDLIFEMRRRGHRESLIRKVVYENPIEFFSQSKNFRFQPRGAGEVQSDS from the coding sequence ATGGACTACATCGACCCGCACATCCACATGGTTTCTCGGACCACCGACGACTATGCCACGCTGGCTCGAATGGGCTGCGTTGCGATGAGCGAGCCTGCTTTTTGGGCGGGGTACGACCGTGGCAGCGCGGATGGTTTTCGTGACTACTTTCGGCAGTTGACCGATGTCGAACCCAAACGGGCGGCGCAGTACGGGATCCAACACTTCACTTGGTTGTGCATCAACGCCAAGGAAGCCGAAAACGTATCCTTGTCGCGCGACGTGATCGCGATGATTCCCGAATTCTTGGACTCGCCCAATGTCCTGGGGATCGGCGAAATCGGGCTGAACAAGAACACCAAGAACGAAGCCACTATTTTCCTAGAACACTTGGATTTGGCGGCCAAGTTCGAACAGTTGATCCTGATCCATACGCCGCACCTGGCAGACAAATACCAGGGAACTCGCATGATTCTGGACATGCTTTGCGACGATTCTCGATTAGATCCATCGCGGGTCTTGGTGGACCATGTCGAGGAGCACACGATCGGCGAAGTCTTGGACCGCGGTTTCTGGGCTGGCATGACCCTGTATCCGGTCACCAAGTGCACTCCCGAGCGGGCTGCGGACATGATCGAACGTTACGATGGTGAACGGTTGTTGGCGAATTCGGCGGGTGACTGGGGCCCCAGCAAGCCGACCGCGGTGCCCGATTTGATTTTCGAAATGCGGCGTCGCGGCCACCGCGAATCGTTGATTCGAAAAGTCGTTTACGAGAACCCGATCGAGTTCTTTTCGCAGAGCAAGAACTTTCGGTTTCAGCCCAGAGGGGCCGGCGAGGTCCAGTCGGATTCGTGA
- a CDS encoding STAS domain-containing protein, with amino-acid sequence MSNDELLCVRVEGSETTVSFSPDHINRMETARRISCDLFELIEHQQSEETESDHIVLNFENIDRIGSAGLNELIGIKSKARSHGVRLVLSNVQESVRDVFAMTRLERMFEIEGPEGPVPTLG; translated from the coding sequence ATGTCCAACGACGAACTCCTTTGCGTTCGAGTGGAAGGTTCCGAGACGACTGTTTCTTTCTCGCCTGATCACATCAACCGAATGGAAACCGCACGGAGAATTTCCTGCGACCTATTCGAGTTGATCGAACATCAGCAGTCCGAAGAGACCGAATCCGATCACATCGTGCTGAACTTCGAAAACATCGATCGAATCGGCTCGGCCGGCTTGAACGAGCTGATTGGCATCAAAAGCAAAGCTCGCAGCCACGGTGTGCGACTGGTGCTCAGCAATGTCCAGGAATCCGTCCGCGACGTGTTTGCGATGACGCGACTGGAACGAATGTTCGAAATCGAAGGTCCCGAAGGCCCTGTGCCGACGCTGGGCTAA